AGTACGGCCTGGCCGCGGCGGTGTGGACGGCGGACCTGTCCACCGCGCACCGGGTGTCCCGCGCGCTACGCGCCGGCACCGTGTGGGTCAACTGCTACGAGGAGGGCGACCTGAGCGTGCCGTTCGGCGGCGTGAAGCAGTCCGGCCACGGGCGGGACAAGTCGGCGCACGCCTTGGACAAGTACATGGACCTCAAGACGACATGGATCCAGCTGTGACCCGCCCTCTGGTCGCTATACCGGCCCGGTTCTCCGCGCACGCCTCCGCGCTGCGGTACCGCGCCGAGGTGGCCGCCCGCGCCCTGGTGGAGGCCGTCTACCGGGCCGGCGGCGAGCCGTGGATCATGCATCCGGACGCGGCGGAGGCGGAACAGCGGCTCGCCCGCGCCGACGCGCTGCTGCTGCCCGGCGGCGGCGACCTCGCGCCCCACCGGTACGGCGCCGCCGCCGTCCACGACACCGTGTACGACGTCGACGACGCGCAGGACGCCTTCGACCTCGCCGCCGCCCGGTACGCCCTCGCGGCCGGCCTGCCCACCCTCGCCATCTGCCGGGGCATGCAGGTCGTCAACGTCGCACTGGGCGGCACGCTGCGCCAGCACATGGACGGCGACCACCGGCACCTGGTCCAGCCCGTGGCGCTGGCCCCCGACTCGGCGCTGGCCGCGGCGGCCGGTGTGCCCAAAGTGGACGCCTCCTGCTACCACCACCAGTCCGTAGCCCGCCTGGGCACAGGGCTACGCCCGGTGGCCTGGGCCGCCGACGGCACCGTAGAAGCCCTGGAACTCCCCGGCACTCCCCTCCTCGCGGTGCAGTGGCACCCCGAGGACGCGCCGGACGCCTGGCTCTTCGACGCGTGGCTCCGTCGATCTTGAAGTTGTCATGCCCGAATGTCCGATATGGAACCTGACAACCTCAAGATCGACCGTTGGGGCGGCGGCCGCCCCGCCGCGGCATCGGCGACGCGCCCTTGAGGAGGGCTAGGCGGCGAGCCTCGCCTTCGTCTTCCAGTTGCGAGACGATCTTGCGGAGGGCGGTGGCTACGGCCTCGCACTCGTCGGCGCTCAGGCGGGAGGTGACGAAGGCTTCTTCGGCGTTGAAGGCCGGGAACAGGCGGTTCATCAGCTCCTCGCCCGCCTCGGTGAGCGAGAGCAGGACCATCCGGCCGTCGGACGGATGGTTGGAGCGGACCACGAGGCCGCGGGACTCCAGGGTGCGGGCGACGCCGGTGAGCGTGCCCTTGGAGATGCCGGCCTCGGCGGCGACGTGCCGGGTCTCCATCTCGCCGAAGATCCAGACCACCCACAGCACCACGAACCCGGTCCAGGTCAGCTCGGCCTCGCGCAGCACGGTGTTCTCCACGTGCTGCCGGGTGGCGGCGGCGGCCCGGTAGATGTTGGACACGGCCGCCATGGCCTCGCGGTGCAGCCGGATCGCGCCGAGCTTGGCCTGGACGGCCTTCTCGGTCTCGGTGATCGAACGATGCCCAGTCACCGGACAAGCGTACCGTTTGACTCCGAACTAGACCGCGCCGGACGTGCCGCTCTCCAGCAGGGCACCGCCGTTCCAGGTCACGCCCACCTGCCGGTAGTACGCGCCGATCAGCTCGTCGACCCGCAGGTCGGCCAGCTCCTCGGTGGGCGCGTCGAACAGGCGCAGCTCGGCGTCGGCCGCCCAGGGCGTGCCGCCCTCGAAGGAGGCGGCCCCGGAGGACACCAGCTCGTCCAGCGCCAGGCCCTGGCCCGGCTCGATGGACGGCAGCCAGCGGTGGTGGGCCATCGGGTGGGCGTTCACGAAGCCGTTGCTCTGCGCCGGCTCGCGCAGCGTGACGACGGCCTCGGCGAGCCGGCGGTCGCCCGCGGCCAGCGTCGCGCCGAACACCGCGCCCGCGGCGATCCGCGGCGCCGGGCCGTACGGGTGCGGCCGGGTCTGGTGGATCGACCCCAGCTTCTTCGGGTACCCCTGGTGGATCCCGCGCGCGATGGCGAAGTCCTTGTCCACCCAGATGTAGACGCAGCGGGAGAAGGTCCGGCCCCGGTACGCGCAGCGGACCACCGCGAAGCACTCCTTGTACTGCGCGCGCACCGGGTCCAGCAGTTCCTGCCGGGAGTCCGAGCAGGACTGCCAGTCCGCCCAGATGAGCGCCACCGCGCCCGGGTCGGTGTCGGCGGGCTCCAGCGGCGGGGCAGCAGCGCCGCCACCCGGGCCGGATCCGTCCGGTACTCGATGGTGAGCAGGTCACCGGAGTAGTGCCACGGCGGCGGCGGGACGAGGGCCGAACGGCCGGTGCCGGTCTTGGGTGGGAAAAACCCCCGCACGCTGGACATAAGCTCCCCTTAGCTGCCCCGTATGAACCGATCGTTTGGATCCGTACGATAACCCCTTGTCCAGCGTCGGGCAAGGCATATTGTTTGCACTCAAACGAGCTGAGGGAGGTCGCTGTGAGCGTGCACGACGTGGTCACCGCCCTCGCGGACCAGCGCATCGACGTCATCCGGCTGTCGTACCCGGATCTGATCGGCGTGGACCGCGGCCGCGACATCCTGGCGCACCACCTGCCCGCCGCCTGCGCCCACGGCCTGGCCTTCTGCCGGGCCGTGTACCACACGACGCCGCGCGGCGACGTCGTCGACGTCGCCGGCGGCCTGGACGCCGGACTGCCGGACGTCGTCGTCCGCCCCGACCTCGACACGCTGGTGCCGCTGCCGTGGGAGCCGGGCGTGGCCTGGTGCCTGGGCGACCCGGTGGACCCCGCGACCGGCCTGCCGTGCCCGGAGTCGCCGCGCGACCTGCTGCGCCGGGTCGTCGCCGACCTCGCGGCCGCCGGCCTGAGCGCCGTCGTCGGGCCGGAGCTGGAGTACTTCCTGCTGGACCGCGACGAGTCCGCCCCGGGCGGCTGGCGGCGGTACGCCGACGTGCCCGGCAACGTCTACACCGTGGGCCGCAAGAGCGACCCGGACGGTCACCTGACCCGCACTATGCGCCGGCTCGACGCGCTCGGCGTCGGCGCCATCGCCGGCAACCGCGAGTTCGACGGCGGCCAGTTCGAGATCAACCTGACCCACTCCCCGGCGCTGTCCGCAGCCGATCGGGCCTGGCGGTTCAAGGCCGCGATCAAGGAGCTGGCGCACGCCGAGGGCCGGCTGGCCACGTTCATGGCCAAGCCCTTCAACGACAGCGGTGGATCCGGCTTCCACCTGCACGTGTCGTGCACCGGCGCGGACGGCGGCAACGCCTTCGACGACCCGGCCGGCCCGCACGGCCTGTCCGATATCGCCCACCACGCCATCGCCGGCGTGCTCACCCACGCCCCCGCCATGGCCGCCCTGCTCAACCCGACCGTCAACTCGTACAAGCGGTTCGGGCCGGACACCCTCGCGCCCTGGCTGATCGACTGGGGCCTGGACAACCGCAGCGCGATGCTGCGCGTCCCGCCGGAACGCGGCCCCGGCGCCCGCTTCGAGCTACGCCTCGGCGACGCCTCCGCCAACCCGTACCTGGCCGTCGCCGCGGTCGTGGCCGCCATCGTGCTCGGCGTCCGCGCGCAGGCGCGACCACCGTCCCCGTTGCAGGGCTACGGGTACGACCGCAGCCGCGCCGCCCTGCTGCCGATGAACCTGACCGACGCCCTGGACGCGCTGACCGCCGACACCGCGCTGACCGAGGTGCTCGGCAAGGACTTCGTCACCGCCTTCGTCAGCTACAAGCGCGACGAGATCGAACGGTTCCGCCGGCACGTCACCGACTGGGAGTTCGGCGAGTACGCATACCACCTGTGAGGGGTGTTGACCTTGTTACTGTCCGATGTGGACCTCGCCGACAACGACCGCTTCCTGGACGGCGAGACGCCGTGGCGCATGTTCGACACGCTGCGCCGGCACGACCCCGTGCACTGGCAGCCCGAACCGGCCCCCAACAGCGGCTTCTGGGCCGTCACCCGGCACGCCGACATCGTGCGCGTCGACCGCGATCCGTCGACGTTCACCTCCAGCCGGTTCGTCAACCTGGAAGAGGTCGACGACGACCTGATGGCGATCCGGCGCTCCATGCTGGAGACCGACGGCGCCCGCCACCAGGTCCTGCGCAAGATACTCCAGCGGGACTTCTCGCACCGCGCCGTCGCCCAGTACGAGGTGTTCCTGCGCGGGCTGACCGGGCGCACGCTGGACGCCGCGCTCGCCAAGGGCCGCTTCGACTTCGTCAAGGAGGTCTCCGCCGACTTCCCCATCAACGTGCTCGCCCGCATGCTCGACGTGCCCGAGAGCGACACCCAGAAGCTCATCGACTGGGGCAACCGCATCATCGGCAACACCGACCCCGACTACGCCGACGTGCTGCTGCACAGCGAGGAGAGCGACCGCTACCGCGACCTGCCGTTCCGCAGCCCCGCCGCGCTGGAGGTCTTCGCGTACGGCCGGGAACTCGCCGCCGAACGCCGCGGCGGCACCGGCACCGACCTGGTCAGCAAGCTCGTCAACCAGCCCCCCTCGGACGGCGTGCCGCTGTCCGACACCGACTTCGACAACTACTTCCTGCTGCTCGTGGTCGCCGGCAACGAGACCACCCGGCACGCCATCTCGCACTCGATGCTGGCCCTGCTGCGCCACCCCGACCAGCTCGACCGGCTGCGCGCCGACCCGAGCCTCATCCCGGTCGCGGTGGAGGAGTTCCTGCGCTGGGCCTCACCGGTCTACCACTTCCGCCGTACCGCCACCCGCGACGTCGAACTCGGCGGCAAGCAGGTACGCGCGGGCGACAAGGTCGTGCTGTGGTTCGCCTCCGGCAACCGCGACGAGGACGTCTTCGCCGACCCGTACGCCTTCGACGTCACCCGCTCCCCCAACGACCACGTCACCTTCGGCAAGGGCAGCCCGCACTTCTGCCTGGGCAACACCCTCGCCCGGCTGGAGATCCGGGTCATGTTCTCCGAGCTGCTGCCCCGCCTGGCCGACATCCGCCTGACCGGCGACGTGCGGCGGGTCCGCTCCAACTTCGTCAACGGCATCAAGGAGCTCCCGGTCGAGGTGACGCTCGCGTGAGCCCCGCACCCGTCTCCGGCGCTCCCCGGATGCTGCTCATCCTGAGCGAGAACTGGACCATGACCGACGGGCGGGACCTGCCCCGCCTGGTCCGCTGGGCCCGCGAGGCCGAAGACGCCGGCTTCGACGCCGTCATGCTCAGCGAGCACATCGTGCTCGGCCCCGACGCCGGCGCGCACGGCCTCATGCCCAACCCCGCGAGTACGCCCTGCCCGGCAACCAGGACCCGCGCACACCCTGGCCCAGTTCGCTGCTGTTGCTGTCCGCGATCGCCGCCGCCACCCAGCGGGTACGCCTCGTCGCCGGCGCCGTCCTCGCCCCGCTGCGCCACCCGCTGCACCTGGCCAAGGACCTGGCCACCCTCGACCTGCTCGCCCAGGGACGGCTGGTCGTGCTGCCCAGCGTGAGCTGGAGCCGCGACGAGTACGCCGCGCTCGGCGTCCCGTTCGGCAAGCGCGGCCAACTCCTGGACGAGCACCTGGAGATCTGGCGGGCGGCCTGGTGCGACTCCCCGCCGCGTACGACGGCGCCCACTACCGGTTCGCCGACGTCTACTGCGAACCCAAGCCGTACCGGCCGGACGGCCCACCGCTGTGGTTCGGCGGGGCGGCCATGCACGACAAGCTGCTGTCCCGACTCGTCCGGTACGGCCAGGGCTTCAACCCCCTCGGCCGGCCCAGCCCGGACGACCTGCGCCGGCTGGCCGACGGCATGGCCGAAGCCGGCCGGGACGTACGCGAGCTGGAACTGGTGGGCGGCACCCGCGCGGTCTTCCCCGACGACCACTCCTGCGCCGACCTCGCCCAGGCGCTCGACACCATCCCCGCGCAACAGGCCGACGGCTTCACCACGTTCTGCATCAAGCCGTCCCAGTTCACCGACGACCCCGACGCCGTCGCCACCTTCTGCGCCGAAGTAATGCGCCGCCTCGCCCGCCTATAACCCCCGCCCTCTTCCCGCCCGCCCCCTCTTCCCGCCCCTCCCGCCCTCCCGCCCCCCTTCCCCGTCGATCAAGGGCGAATGGTCGTGCTTTGATCTCCAAACCACGACCATTCGCCCTTGATCGACGGGAAATCCCTTGATCGACGCAGCCTGGCCCCGGGCGCGGGTGGCGGGGTGGCGCGCGGTGTCCGGCCGTGACCTGGCGTCGGGTGGGGGCGAGGTTCGGGCGCGCTGAGGGCGGGCGGGACGGATCACCGCGCCGGGTCGGGACCCGGCTCGGCGCCCGCCGCCCGGCTCGGCGCCCGCCGCCCGGCTCGGCGCCCGCCGCCCGGCTCGGCGCGCGGCGCCCAGCGAGCGCCGATCAAGGAATTCCGCCTCGATCAAGGGCAAATGGTCGTGGGTTGGAGATCAAAGCACGACCATATGCCCTTGATCGACGGGGAAGGGGGGCGGGCGGACATCGCGGTAGCTCTGGGCCGTCTATTCGTCGAGGGCTCGGAGCGCCTTGTGGAGGATCTCCGGTGTGCGTGCGGGCGGTTCGGCCTCGATGAACAGGCGTCCCACGACCGCGGCGTAGGCGTCGATGTCTTCGCGTTTTTCCAGGTAGAGGGCGCTGGTGAGATGCTCGATGTAGACGACGTCCGGCAGTTCCTCGTCGGGGAAGCGCAGGATGCTGAACGCGCCGCCGGCGGCCGCGTGCCCGCCGGCCTCGAACGGCACCACCTGGAGCCGGACGCCGGGTAGCTCGCACGCCTGCGCCAGCGCGGCTATCTGGGCACGCATCACCTGGGGCCCGCCGATGGGTCGGCGCAGCACCGCCTCGTCGATCACCGCCCACAGGCGCGGCGGGTCCGGGCGGGTCAGGAGTTGCTTGCGGGCCATCCGCAACCCGACGCGGCGGTCGATCTCTGCGGCGCCGGCGTCACCGTGCCCGAGCATGATGACGGCACGGGCGTAGCCCTCAGTCTGCAACAGCCCAGGCACGAACTGGATCTCGTAGCTGCGGATCAGGGACGGCGCCGCCTCCAGGTCCAGGTAGTACTGGAACCGGGAGGAGAGAAGGTCACCGTACGGCTGCCACCAGCCAGGCGTGTTGGCCTCGTGCGCCAGCGCCACCAGCGCTGCCCGCTCCTCGTCGTCGACCTCGTACAGCGTGAGCAGATCGGCGATGTCGCGCTCCTTGAAGCCGACCCGGCCCAGCTCCATCCGGCTGATCTTGGATTCGGACGCACGGATGCGCCAGCCGGCGTCCTCCCGGCTGACCCCCTTGGCCTCCCGCAGCCGGCGCAGCCGCGCACCGAGCTGCATGCGCCGCACGGTGGGCCCGCCGGCGGATCCACCGTGCGGGCCTTCGGATCGGAGTCCGTCCGTGTTACGCCTTCCGTCCGACACCGCAGTACTGGTCGATCTCGGGAAGGTCGTCGTTGTCGAGGCCCGGCCGCCAGCGGGTCACCGAGACCACGCCGGGCTCGACCAGCTCCAGGCCGTCGAAGAACCGGGCGATCCGCTCCGGGCTGCGCAAATGGTACTGAGGGTTGGCGGACTGGTTCCAGATGCGGGCCGCCTCCACGACGCCCGGGCTGGTGTCCGTGCCGTCGTACATCGCCACGTAGCTGCCGGCCGGCAGGACGTCCATGATGCCGCGCACAATGGACTGTGCCTCGTCGTCCTCTTTGATGTGTCCGAGGATGCCCATCAGGATCAGCGCGGTCGGCTTGGTCAGGTCGAGCGTCCGCGACGCCTCCCGCACGATCTGATCAGCGTCGCGCATGTCGGCGTCGATGTAGTCGGTGGCGCCCTCCGGCGTGCTCGTCAGCAACGCCCGCGCGTGCACCAGCACCAGGGGATCGTTGTCGACGTACACGATGCGTGACTCTGGGGCCACGGACTGCGCGACCTCGTGCGTGTTATCGGCCGTCGGCAGCCCGGTGCCGATGTCGAGGAACTGGCGGACACCCGCCTCACCGGCCAGGTACCGCACCGCCCGGACCAGGTACGCCCGGGACAGCCGCGCGTTCTCCACGATCTGCGGAAAGGCACCGTAGATCTGGTCGCCGACCTCCCGGTCGACCGCGAAGTTGTCCTTGCCACCCAACCAGTAGTTCCAGATCCGGGCCGTCTGCGGCACCGTGGTGTCCAGGCTGGGCGCTTGCTTACCGTCGCCCCCGGCGGCCGAACTGTCCGACATGAGCGCGTCCTTCAACTCGATAGAAACGGTCGACTCGATCTTCACCGGAAGTCTAGCGATCTCCAATGTAGACCCGATGGGTGAGGCACCCCACTGACCGCGACGGCACCGCGGGATACGCTCCATCCCATGCGGAAAAAGGTGCGTATGGTCGCCCGCTTCTCGCAATCGCCGTCGTGAGCAGCGACTTCGCGTTTTGGAAGGTCGGTGCGGGCGACGCCGGTGAGATCTACGACGGCCTGGCCGACGGTGTCACCGACGCGCTCACGCCGCTTCAGCGGCGTGGCCGGCGAGGCGTTCCCGTAGCCGCGACGGCGCGGACGCGGGGTGGGCGCTCCGTCTGACTCGGGGCGCCCACCGGACCACGGACTCTCAGCTCAGCTCGGCGGCCAGGTCGACCGCGGCGGTCGGGGTGAGCCGGGCGCGGATCGCGCCGTACGCGCCGAAGCCGAGCACGAACGCCGCCGGTACCGTCAGGGCGAGCACCGCGGCCAGCCCGCCGGTGCCCCCGACGAGGGTGTCGAAGTTGGCCAGCACCAGGACCAGCGCGCCGGCCATCGCCACCGCGGAGGCCAGCGGCGCGACCAGGGTGTGCCACACCCGCGCGTCCCGCTCGGGGTGGACCCGGAAGTACCGGAACGTCGCGACCGAGCTGAGCCCGTAGAGCGCGACGATGCCGACCACCGCGACGCCGGAGCCCCAGAAGAACAGGGTGGTGACCGGGTCGGCGCCGGCGAGCATGAACGGCACCATGACCACCAGGATGGACACGGTCTGCGTCACGGAGGCCACGTGCGGCGCGCGGGTACGGTGATGCACTGTGGACAGTCGTGCCGGGAGTACGCCGTCCCGGCCCAGGGTGAAGAGGTACCGGGCGATTCCATTGTGGAACGCCAGGGCGGCGGCGAACATCGACGTGATGACGAAGACGCTCATCGCGTGC
This genomic stretch from Phytohabitans rumicis harbors:
- a CDS encoding SAM-dependent methyltransferase; the encoded protein is MSDSSAAGGDGKQAPSLDTTVPQTARIWNYWLGGKDNFAVDREVGDQIYGAFPQIVENARLSRAYLVRAVRYLAGEAGVRQFLDIGTGLPTADNTHEVAQSVAPESRIVYVDNDPLVLVHARALLTSTPEGATDYIDADMRDADQIVREASRTLDLTKPTALILMGILGHIKEDDEAQSIVRGIMDVLPAGSYVAMYDGTDTSPGVVEAARIWNQSANPQYHLRSPERIARFFDGLELVEPGVVSVTRWRPGLDNDDLPEIDQYCGVGRKA
- a CDS encoding gamma-glutamyl-gamma-aminobutyrate hydrolase family protein; amino-acid sequence: MTRPLVAIPARFSAHASALRYRAEVAARALVEAVYRAGGEPWIMHPDAAEAEQRLARADALLLPGGGDLAPHRYGAAAVHDTVYDVDDAQDAFDLAAARYALAAGLPTLAICRGMQVVNVALGGTLRQHMDGDHRHLVQPVALAPDSALAAAAGVPKVDASCYHHQSVARLGTGLRPVAWAADGTVEALELPGTPLLAVQWHPEDAPDAWLFDAWLRRS
- a CDS encoding MarR family winged helix-turn-helix transcriptional regulator, with amino-acid sequence MTGHRSITETEKAVQAKLGAIRLHREAMAAVSNIYRAAAATRQHVENTVLREAELTWTGFVVLWVVWIFGEMETRHVAAEAGISKGTLTGVARTLESRGLVVRSNHPSDGRMVLLSLTEAGEELMNRLFPAFNAEEAFVTSRLSADECEAVATALRKIVSQLEDEGEARRLALLKGASPMPRRGGRRPNGRS
- a CDS encoding glutamine synthetase family protein translates to MSVHDVVTALADQRIDVIRLSYPDLIGVDRGRDILAHHLPAACAHGLAFCRAVYHTTPRGDVVDVAGGLDAGLPDVVVRPDLDTLVPLPWEPGVAWCLGDPVDPATGLPCPESPRDLLRRVVADLAAAGLSAVVGPELEYFLLDRDESAPGGWRRYADVPGNVYTVGRKSDPDGHLTRTMRRLDALGVGAIAGNREFDGGQFEINLTHSPALSAADRAWRFKAAIKELAHAEGRLATFMAKPFNDSGGSGFHLHVSCTGADGGNAFDDPAGPHGLSDIAHHAIAGVLTHAPAMAALLNPTVNSYKRFGPDTLAPWLIDWGLDNRSAMLRVPPERGPGARFELRLGDASANPYLAVAAVVAAIVLGVRAQARPPSPLQGYGYDRSRAALLPMNLTDALDALTADTALTEVLGKDFVTAFVSYKRDEIERFRRHVTDWEFGEYAYHL
- a CDS encoding acetoacetate decarboxylase family protein — translated: MALIWADWQSCSDSRQELLDPVRAQYKECFAVVRCAYRGRTFSRCVYIWVDKDFAIARGIHQGYPKKLGSIHQTRPHPYGPAPRIAAGAVFGATLAAGDRRLAEAVVTLREPAQSNGFVNAHPMAHHRWLPSIEPGQGLALDELVSSGAASFEGGTPWAADAELRLFDAPTEELADLRVDELIGAYYRQVGVTWNGGALLESGTSGAV
- a CDS encoding helix-turn-helix domain-containing protein → MQLGARLRRLREAKGVSREDAGWRIRASESKISRMELGRVGFKERDIADLLTLYEVDDEERAALVALAHEANTPGWWQPYGDLLSSRFQYYLDLEAAPSLIRSYEIQFVPGLLQTEGYARAVIMLGHGDAGAAEIDRRVGLRMARKQLLTRPDPPRLWAVIDEAVLRRPIGGPQVMRAQIAALAQACELPGVRLQVVPFEAGGHAAAGGAFSILRFPDEELPDVVYIEHLTSALYLEKREDIDAYAAVVGRLFIEAEPPARTPEILHKALRALDE
- a CDS encoding cytochrome P450, with the translated sequence MLTLLLSDVDLADNDRFLDGETPWRMFDTLRRHDPVHWQPEPAPNSGFWAVTRHADIVRVDRDPSTFTSSRFVNLEEVDDDLMAIRRSMLETDGARHQVLRKILQRDFSHRAVAQYEVFLRGLTGRTLDAALAKGRFDFVKEVSADFPINVLARMLDVPESDTQKLIDWGNRIIGNTDPDYADVLLHSEESDRYRDLPFRSPAALEVFAYGRELAAERRGGTGTDLVSKLVNQPPSDGVPLSDTDFDNYFLLLVVAGNETTRHAISHSMLALLRHPDQLDRLRADPSLIPVAVEEFLRWASPVYHFRRTATRDVELGGKQVRAGDKVVLWFASGNRDEDVFADPYAFDVTRSPNDHVTFGKGSPHFCLGNTLARLEIRVMFSELLPRLADIRLTGDVRRVRSNFVNGIKELPVEVTLA